A stretch of Lactuca sativa cultivar Salinas chromosome 6, Lsat_Salinas_v11, whole genome shotgun sequence DNA encodes these proteins:
- the LOC111879615 gene encoding auxilin-like protein 1: MDQFGVLVESIGFKAHGKSSAPLADLKGTNKPNNNSNGFPGDIGLNQDFSSFNRSKSGYNSNPSLNVDDLDGIFRSNSSNDMKPPNSGFDDVFGGVHSGANGIDLDSVFKVSNSNNYDDDDDVFGLKKSSSGASSVDHHAFKKTHSIDDLLGNFGGMGVKSNAPRNNSGGKQANASKSNDLLGNLNGNGVKLNGPKKVSVNKQETAFDSADLLSGFGVKSSSINRLKSETNPTRQSSSARSYSASTEDPFVMFERTHESARANNGAFGVDNYLDSLFSSGNQSNTRTSQSSSSEDSVYDALFNNNGGTKVGKKVSSDASYSVKKAPTNANSTDDFSYLFGMGDATPSGEFQEIKGESEERRRARLNHHMSTRERMTKALNEKNKRDYEAQQEQDEKHRVAATLEGDIKRWAVGKEGNLRALLSSLQNVLWGGSGWQAISLTDLITSTAVKKAYYKATLCVHPDKVQQKGATVEQKYIAEKVFDLLKEAWNKFNAEEFKKQ; encoded by the exons ATGGATCAGTTTGGTGTTCTAGTAGAAAGTATCGGCTTCAAAGCACATGGAAAATCATCAGCCCCATTGGCCGATTTGAAGGGCACCAACAAACCCAATAACAATTCCAATGGGTTCCCTGGAGATATTGGTCTCAACCAGGATTTTTCGTCGTTTAATCGATCTAAATCGGGTTACAATTCGAATCCTTCACTTAATGTTGATGATCTTGATGGGATATTTAGATCCAATAGTAGTAACGATATGAAACCCCCGAATTCCGGTTTTGATGATGTGTTTGGGGGAGTTCATTCTGGGGCTAATGGTATTGATCTCGACTCAGTTTTCAAGGTTTCGAATTCGAATAATTACGACGATGATGACGATGTGTTTGGGTTGAAGAAATCGAGCTCAGGAGCGAGCTCTGTTGATCATCATGCGTTTAAGAAGACCCATTCAATTGATGATTTGCTTGGAAATTTTGGTGGAATGGGTGTGAAATCGAATGCTCCCAGAAATAACTCCGGGGGAAAACAAGCAAATGCTTCAAAATCAAACGATTTACTTGGAAATCTGAATGGTAATGGAGTTAAGCTGAATGGTCCAAAAAAGGTTTCAGTAAACAAGCAAGAAACTGCTTTTGATTCCGCAGATTTGCTATCAGGTTTTGGTGTAAAAAGTTCTTCAATCAATAG ATTAAAATCAGAAACAAATCCCACTCGTCAATCAAGTTCAGCCAGATCATATTCAGCTTCAACAGAAGATCCATTTGTAATGTTTGAGAGAACACATGAGAGTGCTAGAGCAAATAATGGTGCTTTTGGAGTTGACAATTATCTGGATTCCCTTTTCAGCTCAGGCAATCAGTCAAACACCAGAACCAGTCAAAGCTCTTCAAGTGAG GATTCTGTTTATGATGCTCTTTTCAACAACAATGGTGGCACTAAAGTTGGAAAGAAGGTTTCCTCTGATGCCTCGTATAGTGTAAAGAAAGCACCAACAAATGCAAATAGCACAGATGACTTCTCTTATCTTTTTGGAATGGGAG ATGCAACTCCATCAGGAGAATTTCAGGAAATCAAAGGGGAAAGTGAAGAAAGACGAAGAGCCAGATTAAACCACCACATGTCGACTCGGGAACGCATG ACTAAAGCACTGAATGAGAAGAACAAGCGTGACTATGAGGCACAACAAGAGCAAGATGAGAAGCAC AGGGTAGCTGCAACCCTAGAAGGTGATATAAAGCGTTGGGCTGTTGGAAAAGAAGGCAATTTGCGTGCACTTTTATCTTCATTGCAAAAT GTGCTTTGGGGTGGAAGTGGGTGGCAAGCAATTTCACTGACTGATTTGATCACATCAACAGCAGTTAAAAAAGCTTATTACAAAGCAACTTTATGTGTTCATCCAGACAAAGTTCAGCAGAAAGGTGCAACTGTTGAACAAAAATATATTGCAGAGAAAGTTTTTGATCTTCTCAAA GAAGCTTGGAACAAATTCAATGCTGAAGAATTCAAGAAACAATGA